The DNA region CGGCAGGGAAggtgatgcggcagaagacctggtaAGTCGGTacttggaaaaaaataggttatgacggccctattttgaaggaaatgacatctggagcaaaactcactgCTTTAcagtgatttttcgatatttaaggcaaatttcatcatttagggcctcaaacaggcaatttatgttaattagggtgtttttgcaatttttggaaaatttagttctttttatgcaatttaggtttattAATACCCTATTTAAActttctgtaagccctagggccgGGAGAATCGTCTTTTcatattatcaataaaattcaaagcTTTCGTGCtctgtccaatctcggatcgatTCTAGTTTGATGCATCCTAGTTTGATACCTATTTcttggtattcgtagaatcaacaagtATAGAAGGTCATAGTTCCGGTATTAGTGCACGAATCAACGGGGCTGTGACAGTTactcgcgttgtacgctgcgtcagaaGGGTCAGAAACCTAAGGTGAATGGTCATCCTATAGGAGGTCATCCAACAGCAAGTGATCTGACAGAAGGAGATGGCAATCAAACACAAAACAGGCGGACGAAATGCGAAAGTGCGAAATCTACAGTAACAATTTTGCAGTTGTCATTGCTCCAAGAGTCGGGCACGATGATCTCCAACCTTATCCTAAACAAGGTCACAATCACTGATTTTATAAGCCATGGTCGAGGACGTGATTGGCTTTGTTCCGATAGTTTTGTCCCATCCTCACTTTACCAACAGctaatatttttcaatggGGGCAAGAGCCAGATAGTCAGTGCTGAGATAAAACTTTTTGCCCTTGGTGACAGATCGGCTGGAGCAGTCCAACTGAAACTACAAACGAAAGGGAGCTCTCCTCCTTTCTCCATTCAAATGACTTCATCAAAGGAGATCCACCAGATTTGCTTGCCATTGGTGACTTCTTTCGGCCCCTGCTCAAGCTCCTAACAAGGCTGAAGATGGAAGCACCAATCATGGAAAAAGCACCATAACCCCTACTAGGGGATACAGAAGCAGCGGTCCGATAAAGTTAATTAGACAAATGGCCAATAGGAAAATTTGGCCTTATGTAGAAAATTTCTAACCAAGCTGCTAACAAAAGTGTGAATGGTCGATTGATAACTATATGCAATAAAGAGCAACTAAGATAATCGGCTAAGGGAAgaatttccttttcattttttttgctcagtaaaataaaatttgtgcACAGCACGAACTTCACAAGTTCGTACAATCAGTGCACGCTAGGGACAATTAATAGCCAATTTTGGTTTCACCGGGGATAAATACTAATTTAGTCCCCAAATCTAGAATGCATCTCAACATGGAGTCAATCCGTCTTATCGGCATATATTGGTGGAACAGAGGGATCAGTTCTTTTGGTGCTATGGGAAACCCGCAGATACTTCATAACCAATTGGTGACAATTCATGGATTGAAGTCCTGATTGAAGTTTTGCTACCATGATGTACTATTTCGAGTCTGATACATACGTCTGTACCTCTAATTTCACAAAATCATTTGAGGCACTCATGCAAGGGGCAATTGTTGACACCATTTTTTCGGAATTTCCTAAATGAGTAACAAGTGCGGGccgaaattgatgcaactggGTCTGGACCGTTGTGAACTTGGGTTGAATGTTTTTAGCATTATTTGGAGGCCCAAATAAGAAGTCCACTTTGTAGTGCCTTACATGGGAGGATTTGCTAATCTGTTTATTTGGATAAGGGGAGACGATGGAGAGGATAAAACCATAATTTTTACATGTGAACTTGCAGCTCAAGGGATATAACAGCCCTTGCAGGAATTTGGGCCTCAAGAGTAGGAAGCCAACTGTCCACTAAGAGGTGACGTTGGAAGGTGGCAGTTCAAGTGCATGGGGAGCAAGGAAAGTTCCCTCTATAAACAGAGGCTGATGGAGCTGATGGAACACACACACTCAACTATTGACACACATCAGACTCAGCCTAATTCTTCAGCAGCGCTCTTGTTCtggcattttcatttttcagtcGTTTAGCTTTTATTAGTTGTTCTGACAAGCAGTTATTTCGTTTATTTGTGTTCCAGCAAACATTTTATCTATATTTCTTATGTTCTGACAACGCATTGATGATTTTCGAAGAAACACCCAAATGTGAACAAACTGCCAGTATCATGGCTTGGCAACTCTAGGCCAGAGCTGCAGCAATGGCAGGGTTCCTcagtctctcttttctttgaaCGAGAGGAAAGaacaaagaagaagaggaagaaaaaaagaaaattcattatGTATATGAATAAACGTGTTGTGTTTAATATTGTTTTGCTGCAAAAACCCAACTGTACGTAAACCAAAATATCCCACGTAATGTTCCTCTTGATTCATCTACATATATAAGCTTCAGCTTCCCTGCCTTCTTTTTGTGAAAATAGAGGAAAAGGGTGCAATGGAAATGAGGATGTGTGGAGAAGGAAAATTTTCTGATCAGAACTCAGCTCCTTGTCTGTCATATCAGGAGCAATCAAACCGAtttgctaattttataatttagtaGGACTAGAGATGTTAAAATTTAAACCAATTTTATATGGTTTTACATTTACCACGACATGACCATATTATTTGGGTTCTCACGCACAATACCTCTATGTTTGAGGGCAGCAACCTCTTCATATCGACTGAGCAATTCCGGAAGGTGAAGTTTTTAACAGTAAGCCATGATGTATCAAGTTTCGAATTAGGCGCTTTTCAATTGAGTTGGAAATgatctaatttaattttaattggcaACCTTCAGCCCTTTGTCACTTCCAACTCACAGTCACACAGTGCACACGCAGTTCGACTATAGTTTGTAAATATCAAAAGTTTTTGGCAACCTCAGTCGTATAAAAttggttttaattttgacCACTGTagtttcatttaattaaaaaaaattgagaaattggcttgatcgggaaaaaaaatgaaacaacaACGTCATTtcgttttttaaaattgaaacttttgattttttttttaagaaaatgagCAAACTACGTTATTTTAgatgtaatttacccttagctgatatcattaaaaaaaataaaaactccaAGCcattggttttctttttcttctttttttttcatatatacatatatatatatatatatatatatatatatatatatataagtcacAGCATGATATGAGAGCTTCATTTGAGAAACTTTAGCTCTTGGTAAAACATCGTTGCTAGCTCGAATCAATCCATTCGATAACCATTAGCTTCACAGTTAATCCACATTTCAATTCCAGTTCAAtgaattttactatattttatttgttttcatattCGATGTACTTTGATTATTCGATAACCCTTAGCTTCACCTTCATGGTTGATTGACCTTTCAATTCCAATTCAATGAATTTTACTATGTTTTATTTGTTTCCATATTCGATGTATTTTGATTATTCGTCCATATCATTTGTATGTATAATTactattttgaaaaattaaacaaattctcgatattttgaaatctaGTGCTATTTTTCAAGTTCCATATACCAACTACTCTATCACTAAagcaaaaattcataattttgcatcattttCCTGTTCATGAtaatttttcaacaatttaaATGTCCCATTTTTCGCTGCATCAATGCATATTACgatatatattcttctataCGAGGGTTATTTGAATTCCTCTTGACTAATCATTGCAACCCACAATAAACTCCCTATAAACCCATGGGATAAGTCTTCTAGTCACACATGCTAATCATTGGATTCATATTACAGAATCTTTgactctctctatatataatatcacaTATGATTATATGGCTAGATTACATATTAGTTTGATAATATATAGTTTCTTTCACAATTTGTTGTATTAATCGTCtattgataaatatatgatttttaacaaataatttctctatatttatattgatttatACATCATATATgttcattatttaatttttgttatgtgaaaattgataaaaatttatagaCGAAACGCGTGGTTCCCAACtagtttaaaaataaaaattgaaaaatatggcGGGAAAAAAGGGAATTCGGAGCCCGGCGCGCGGAGGAAGAAGACGGGTATTTTGTTCGTTAAAAGCGCCGTTACCAGGCGACACGTAAATACCTCAGTGGTGGCGCGTGAAAGTCACGACTATTCCCCCGAGAGTATACCTCTTCCAGGGCGGGAGGCAGCTCCATTTTGTATATGAAGATGATTTCCCTGCCACCCCTTCCCACCGCTATAACATACCCCAAACCCAAAACCCCTCTCCTCACCTCTCCCACTTCCTCTCGTCTCTGCAAAACGaaaccctctctctctctctctctctctgaacTCTGAAAATGGCGGTGGAGGAGGGCGTTACGGCGAAACTGCGGCCAGAGCAGTTCAACTCTCTTCATTTGCCGGCCAGGCCCTCGCTTTACGTCGGCGATCTTCACCCCTCCGTCACCAAGGCTGACCTCTTCGAGGCTTTCCGTGGAATGGGCCACATTCTCTCCGTCCGTCTCTGCACGGACGCGCTTTCCGGCAGATCGCTCTGCTATGGCTACGTCAACTTCTTGACCCCCACCGAAGGTACCCCCTTCCTTCTCTTCCTCGCTCCCTCGAGATGTGGATCACCAGAACTCGTTCGAGTTATCTCTTGGACTTTTTAGGTCGACCATGCATAGTTCGGTGCCGGAGTTGCTTGGATCCCGATTCTTCTGCCCTCTTTCTTCCTGAGTTTGTTCTTATTTAACCTACATCATCAGAGACGCTCATTCCTCTGTCCTGCCTCTGTTTTCTAATCTTTTCTTGGtctcttttcttcctcttccattAAGAAATCTGATTGTTGGATGATTTTTTGCCGTACTATTACTATCTTGATATTCTTCCCCCTTAGTTCGATACGTTTTCGCTGATTTTGTTTCTGGGTGACGTTGAAGCGCGGAATCCCATTTTTCTTCACAAATTGATCGCATCCACTTTGGAGGAATTGCAGATTTTTGCTTATTATTTGGTTTTTCTTGTGTATTAATGTTTTGCACATACCAATACaatcgaaaataaaaaagaattggaAGTGCACACCGCCTGTGTTAGTTGCTATTGCGATGTTATTGCTCTGTAAGATCTCATTACCTTGTGCCTTAAACGTTTGGAACAGCTTCCATTGCCATGGATTGCCTCAACCATACAATTCTGAAGGGAAAACCTATGAGGATAATGTGGTCCCAGAGAAACCCCATTCAAAGAAAGACCGGAGTCGGAAACCTCTTTGTGAAGAACCTGGACCCTTCGATCAACAGTGCCCGTTTGCAGAGCCTTTTCTGCAAATTTGGGACAGTGCTTTCTTGCAAGGTGGCAGAAGACAATGGGAAGCGTAAGGGCTTTGGTTTCGTCCAGTTTGATTCAGAACATTCAGCCATGGCTGCTCTCAAGAGTCTCCATGATACCTTTGTGGAGGGGAAGAATTTGTATGTCTCCATTCCTTCATCTTTTTCAGATTTTAGTGATTAATTTGTCTGTTGAAATTGTTGCCAAGCATAGTAGCTAATAAAAAAGGCTGAGCTTATCCTGTAGAAGCATATATTTGCATGAGATTCGGAAAAGTCATGTAAAGTTGCCAACATATTCCATTTTCCAATTCTACACTCGGTTGGTATATGATTTGGCAgctttcttttaattaattgaggcGATGTTTGAATTCAAGAAGTGTTTAATTTATGGTGTCCCTGATTATCTTGTTCCAGATATGTCTGCAAGTTTGTTAGGAAAAGTGAGAGAATGGAGACTTATCAAAAACCAACATTCACAAATCTGTATGTGAAGAACCTTGGGGAAGATATGACCGAGGACTGCCTTCAAGACAAGTTCTCAGAGTTTGGGAAGGTTTCAAATGTTGTCATCATGAAGAATGGTGAGGGGAAATCAAAAGAATTTGGCTTTGTCAACTTTGAGACTCCTGAAGCAGCAATGAAAGCTATGGAGGCCTTGAACGGTTCTTTACTGGGTAATTACTTCATATTCGCCATATTTGTTCTTATTTTTTGGCATGATATCGTGTATGATTGGCTCTTCTGACTAAGAAAGGTTGTTGATCAGGATCCAAGACTTTATTTGTTGGGAGAGCTCAGAAGAAAGCTGAAAGAGAAGAGCTATTGAAAGATGCCCGCAGTGAGGTTGCAAGATATCGTGGCCGGAGGAATGCTTCTAACTTGTATGTGAAGAATCTTGATGCATCTGTTGATGACAGCATGTTAAAAGAACATTTCAGTTCGATTGGGACAATAACATCAGCAAGAGTGATGCGCAATCCTGATGGGTCAAGCAGAGGATTTGGCTTTGTATGTTACACCACTTCTGAAGAAGCAAGAAGGGCTCTGGTTGCTTTTAATGGTGAACATTTCTGTCTATCCCAAGCCTTTTTCACCATGTGGGTGGGTATCTTTGTTTGGGATTTGTTTCCTGTGTTGAAGAAGAATTGATGAAAATGCTTTTGCCCTTTCAGGAATTACGTTCAGGGGAAAGCCTCTCTATGTTGCCATGGCCCAGCAGAAAGAGGAGCGCATCAGACTGCAAAACTCTTTTGGATTCTTCCCTCCACAACTTCCCGGATCTTGTTACTGGAACTCCTCTGATTTTTATGCCCCACCCTTCCTCAATTACTCTGTTTTACCTCTTCCTCAGCCTCCCGTCCCGCAATTGACCTTGTACCAACACTATGGAGCAAATACAAGCTTTCCTTTTGGTCCACTGAACAATAAGATGAACTACTCCACATATGTAAGGACTATTTTGGTTCTGCTTGATGAtactaaataattttataggATTTTGATGGCTCAGTGTTTCTTTTACCATGTTCTAGCAGGTTCTGCAAGGGAAAATGCCAATGCATGATAACAAGTTTATGGATTGGGCTTACAAGGGTCAGGTATGTTTTAGTACATTTAGTACATTTAACACTTACATTTATTATATTACCAAAAAGGAAGGTCTGCTTTTGTAAATTGGCATTCCTTTTGTGTGGACTTTCCTTCTGAACGTTTCAATTTTTAAGTTCTTGCTGCCCTGGCGTGGTGCCGATTTATGTTGCCTCTCTGACTCTTTGCCTCTACAACAGTCTGCACCATGCTTGCCATCTAATTTGCACTCCGATTATCAAGATCGAGGTCTGCTTGCTGCTCAGAGGCTAAGCTTCGGGAAGAAAGGAAGCAAACAGTACAGACAAGCAGAAAGTGGCTCTGCAGGGTTGAGGAGTACAAGAAGCAGGAAGCCCAACAAAAACCTTGGGAATGCTTTCTATCCTCTAGTCGAGAATATGAAGGTACATGAACAACAAGAGTCTTTTCCTGCTCCaattagttttctttttatcgtCGAATTGATGAATGTGAATCAGTCATTTTACATCATGTTTCTATTACTTTGTAGCCCGAGCATGACTGGACTGCCGTTAGAACTGACGGATGGGGATACAAGGAAGGTGATTGACTCTCCGAACTGCCTGTACAAGCAAGTTAGCAAGGTCGATCAAGCACTGGGAGAAGCTAATAATTGGACCACCCTGCCGGCTAACCATACTCTTGCCAAAATCTTATAGCTGCTAATCGAATATATCgatcatttcaatttttctgcTCCACCGTTTGTCATGAACCTCTGTTTGTAATAAGCACTGGGCATCCCTTCCTTTGTATATAGGGCTAGGATGAGGGAATATTCTTCAACTGCTGAGAGTTGCTCCCATATACTGGTAAATAGAAGGTACTCTAAAATTTGTTGGTTCAAGCAATTTGATTCTGGATCCATATACAGTAGACAGCTTCGACTTGTCTCTGCATAATCTACGGGATTGAGAGTTCGTACCGTCATCTTGCTTgtatgaaatgaaatgaagatAAGCTCACTTGCTAAATCAATCATAAACCATACAAATTTGTTTAGCTTGAATGCCCTAATGAAATATAGCAGATGTTTCATGGGAGTGTTCCGTTTCTGATTCTGAATGGTACAAGAGAGTGGAGAACATCAAATTGCA from Punica granatum isolate Tunisia-2019 chromosome 3, ASM765513v2, whole genome shotgun sequence includes:
- the LOC116201771 gene encoding polyadenylate-binding protein 6-like isoform X2, with protein sequence MAVEEGVTAKLRPEQFNSLHLPARPSLYVGDLHPSVTKADLFEAFRGMGHILSVRLCTDALSGRSLCYGYVNFLTPTEASIAMDCLNHTILKGKPMRIMWSQRNPIQRKTGVGNLFVKNLDPSINSARLQSLFCKFGTVLSCKVAEDNGKRKGFGFVQFDSEHSAMAALKSLHDTFVEGKNLYVCKFVRKSERMETYQKPTFTNLYVKNLGEDMTEDCLQDKFSEFGKVSNVVIMKNGEGKSKEFGFVNFETPEAAMKAMEALNGSLLGSKTLFVGRAQKKAEREELLKDARSEVARYRGRRNASNLYVKNLDASVDDSMLKEHFSSIGTITSARVMRNPDGSSRGFGFVCYTTSEEARRALVAFNGITFRGKPLYVAMAQQKEERIRLQNSFGFFPPQLPGSCYWNSSDFYAPPFLNYSVLPLPQPPVPQLTLYQHYGANTSFPFGPLNNKMNYSTYVLQGKMPMHDNKFMDWAYKGQSAPCLPSNLHSDYQDRGLLAAQRLSFGKKGSKQYRQAESGSAGLRSTRSRKPNKNLGNAFYPLVENMKPEHDWTAVRTDGWGYKEGD
- the LOC116201771 gene encoding polyadenylate-binding protein 6-like isoform X1, which encodes MAVEEGVTAKLRPEQFNSLHLPARPSLYVGDLHPSVTKADLFEAFRGMGHILSVRLCTDALSGRSLCYGYVNFLTPTEASIAMDCLNHTILKGKPMRIMWSQRNPIQRKTGVGNLFVKNLDPSINSARLQSLFCKFGTVLSCKVAEDNGKRKGFGFVQFDSEHSAMAALKSLHDTFVEGKNLYVCKFVRKSERMETYQKPTFTNLYVKNLGEDMTEDCLQDKFSEFGKVSNVVIMKNGEGKSKEFGFVNFETPEAAMKAMEALNGSLLGSKTLFVGRAQKKAEREELLKDARSEVARYRGRRNASNLYVKNLDASVDDSMLKEHFSSIGTITSARVMRNPDGSSRGFGFVCYTTSEEARRALVAFNGITFRGKPLYVAMAQQKEERIRLQNSFGFFPPQLPGSCYWNSSDFYAPPFLNYSVLPLPQPPVPQLTLYQHYGANTSFPFGPLNNKMNYSTYQVLQGKMPMHDNKFMDWAYKGQSAPCLPSNLHSDYQDRGLLAAQRLSFGKKGSKQYRQAESGSAGLRSTRSRKPNKNLGNAFYPLVENMKPEHDWTAVRTDGWGYKEGD